The genomic DNA ACCTTTGCGAAAACACGACACTTGAGTGCTGTGTAACCGGAAACCGGTCGCTCTGTTAGCTAACGCAGCGCGGACACGTCCACTGACACCGACCTCCCTCACCTCTGTATGTCTGCTCCTTAGGTAATGGCCCATCAGGTATCTGTCTGTCATACCTGTTGTCGGGTTACACTCCCTACCTGTCACCTGAGATCTCACACCCAAACCCCCTGCTGTACAGCAAACTGGTCGAGCAGCCTCACCTGCCGCTCCTGGAACAGGTAACGCAAACAGCACATACACGCTAATCAGGATATTTGTGAATAAAGCTGTTGATTCAATCATCATGAGTGTTCTGATCTGGTCTCTTCAGGATCTGGAGTACCTGTGTGAGGGGTTAGAGGGGCGATCGTCCAATCCCGTGGCCGTGCTCTTTGATTCGCTGCTGCTCCCCAACAGTGACTTTGGATTGGACTGTACGTCTCCTTTGGAGTGGCGATTTGAGGCGGAGCGCGCCATCTCTCACCTGGTGCTGGGGAAGGGTCCCCCTGGAGGAGCCTGGCATGTGGGTAGCTAGATTTAGCCTGCTGATAGACGCTACATCTGCACTGTCATGTTCCCCATAAAGCAGCCATCTCTCCCACATACATGTCCTAACCATCTCAACCCAAGCATACTTTGCATCCGCTGACCCCTGACTTCCTCAAAAAGTACCACACTTCTCATTATGTGCTTTCTCCAAAgctaaaaagacaaaatgcaaCTCATCCGAGGCTGCTCTGCACTTCTCCGTCAGCACTCTCAACGCAAAAACTGCATCTGTtgtaaaagcaaagcaaaattTCCTTCTTAGTGATCTTCACTTCTCCACTGAACCCAACCTCCACAGCTCTTCCCCAAATATTCATGTTATGGCTGACCAATGGGTTTGTCCGTAGCTACTACAGCTCTGGTCCTATCCTTTGTTTTTGAGTATGACAATCAGCACACGCcttctccattcctctggcATAAACAGTATGGATGTTCTAGAACTGAGTTCCACATTCTCGTCAGAAACCCTTCTGCCCTCTTACCTAAACATTTGCATACTTTCACAGGCATGTTGTCTGGACCAATGGCCTTCTTATTCATCTTTTTCGGTGCTTTCCTCACTTCACTGATTACTGATTATTTTCTCTTCCTTATCTACGGCTTCCACATTTTCcacttctgtctctttttctttcctcattcatcatGTGCTCATAATACTCCTTTCACTTTCTCAACACACTCGTCACTAGTCTGCACATTCCCATCTCAGCCTGTCTTCACTTTAACTTACTGTGTGCATCCTTCCCAGCCTACACAACCTGTACAAGTCATTTTCTCCATACTTAGTGTCCAGGCTTTCATAAAACTCTTAATGTAGCTTTGCCAGCACTCTTTTTGCATTGCAGAACATCTGCTTGTACTCATGCCTTCTTCCCTCTATATTTTCTACCTTGCCCACTTCTTCTTTGCTCACCTCTGGTGTCCAATGCTGTCCTGCACTTCCTCATTACACCATCAGGTTACCATGTCCTTCCTCTTACTTGAAGAAGGACATTCTTTATAGTATATGTTggtatctacgaatgtttgtaagtcgaatGTTTGTGTCTTGAGGAATACCTGTACTTTGAACAGCTGAGTATCAAGAATTAAACACCTTTCAAAGAGAAAGGTTATATCTTACATATTAAACTTGGCTTTCTCAGAGTTTTCTGACATGATCAtagatttttaatatttttaaaaaaaatttaactgtGTTGATCCCCCAAGGGAAATTTGTAGTCAACATTTGATGACATTTGAAAactaaatgcagtccaacagCTAAAGTTTCTAACATTTTTACCTTTAAAGATGTATTAAAAgcaagtttttaattttaaatcattctTTTTATGTGGACTATTCCAGGCTATGGAGGGCTCCATGCTAACTCTGAGTCTCGCTAACTGGATGGAGCTTCCTGGACTCAAACTGAAGGACTGGATGAGAGATAAACGCAGGTATGTCAATAGTAAACAGCAAATTTACTCACATTGCCACATGAATTAattaagaacaaaaaataaaagccaatTGTAAAGTATTGACTGTTATCAGAGTTGGTAAGCTTAAGGGAACACCCAGCACCTTTCAAAATTGTTTGCTCAAAGTCAAGGGCCAAGGTGATAACGAAGGGCGTATTTTCTCCAGTGAAAGGCTGGTTAATAGATCCCTTAGCCAGTGCAAGTGTGTCGGGAGAGTCTTCCCTTTTTATTTCAGCcacactgtgtgtctgtgtgtcagaaGGGAAGGAAAACAATGTGTTTTGACAGCTGCTCCTCTCCAGTAACACCAAATAAAGCTGTGAGTGGCCCGGGCTCTGCTGTGTGTTCTAGTATCTGTCAGAGTGTTTGGAAAACTTCAATTCAAAACTTTCCAAGGCTGGGACACAGCCAAAACATACGCATTTGCTACGTGTGTCACAATTTGGACTAAGGTCTGTATATTCTGAACATGTGAGCTCTACATACAGCCTTATAAGACTATATCCTACAGATCCTCAGGTAGGTATAGGTTTAAATCCCGCTCCCAGGCCAATCCAGCCTTAGCCAAAAGGGTGGTGTAAGCCCTGCTATGAAATTATAGATGATTGATATTGACCCGATAACCAATGGCTGAAGTAAAATAAAGTCATGAAATAGTTATAAGGGAAGAAAGGTTGAAActtttcacataaaaaaaagaaaatattaatctaaaattaaaattacacagaaaatgatgattattatgatgTTGGAAAGACATTTCAAACCCGAGGGCCTGAACAAAAAGCTGATAACTAGCTAACCACTTGAGAAAAGTTTATATGGTAGCTGATACCCTGTCGTTGTTAGCTTGTTTAGCTTCCCACTTGAACAACATATTAAAAActatttgaaaaatgtcaatttATGATTAATctgaatttactttttttactcTTAATTTTTTGGAGTACTTATTGAAAATGatttgtcattttgtgtttctccatattttgttttggggttttttatattattttttgtattttgtatataaaggcattttatttcttattttatctAAGAAATGTCCGAAATGACCGCGCCACACCAGCAGAGATAGCCTCCTACTATCAGCACTACATTTCCCAGATGTGTCTGGAGCAAAACTTTGCACCTGGAACCACTGTTACCTCTGTGACCAGACAGCATGTTGGCCAGGAGGGGTCGCCGTCCTATTGGAGGGTGTCGGGATTTCAGCGCAGAGAAGCCCAAGTGGTGGAAGGTACAGTCTATAACAAACTTCAAAATTGTGTTACAGCTTGAAAATAGTGCCACATACACACCTCATGTTTCTTTCTCCCTATCAGATGGTTCTTCTGAACCGGAGGAAGTGCCTTTCTCCATCCTGACGCAGAACGTAGTGTTGGCAACAGGGACCCACGACGTCCCAGCCCGACTCGGGGTGGAGGGTGAATCCCTGCCCTTTGTTTGCCACTCGTTCTGGGAGCTGGAGGCGGCCATCGCTCGTGGCGAGCTTGACCAATCTTCAGATCCGCTGCTCATCGTGGGGGCAGGGCTAACAGCTGCCGACGCCATACTGACTGCCCACCATCTCAACACTCCTGTTTACCATGTCCTCAGACGCTCAGTCACAGACCCCGGCCTCATCTTCAACCAGCTGCCCAAGCTTCTCTATCCGGAGTATCACAAGGTGAGAAGAGCAAGGTTTAACAAAACTGGACAGTCTCCCAGATCAATTGATAAACGTtgttgatcccaaactgggaaatccaCAAATGTTGACATATGAAAAACTATCTTTAGCTAGCTGTGGAGTTCAGTAAAGATCCTTAAGTAAACTGAAAACGACTTCAGGTCAAATAGAGAAATTATTGAAAATGgcaaacattttattgattatttgaagtatttattttcatcattgaCTGGGGAATTTATTGGCTATTGGTTAATCACCCTGACAATTGTTCTTAATTTCCCCAGGTTCACCAAATGATGACCCAGCAGCAGTACAGGCCGAGCCCTTCTCCTCCTGACCAAGCTCAGAACCTCCATACCTTCTCCAccccttctctttcttcctccctccgtcccccctcctcctccactaaCACCTCATCACCCACATCATCATACCTCGGTTACCTGAGCTTCCCACGCCACAGGGTTGTAGCTTTCAAACCCGACAGGAAGTGCATCCTAGAGTCGTCCTCTGGCCAACAAACTGTGATCCAGGTCTCTAAGGCGCTTGTTCTGATTGGTGCCCATCCTAATCTTTCTTTTCTGGAAGAGAATGGGCGTCCACTTGGCATCAACCCCCATGAGACAATCACATGCCGGAGGAACCCCATTCATGTGGACCCATTCACAAATAACGTGATCGCAGCAGAGGGTCCAGGCATGTACGCCATGGGGCCGATAGTCGGCGAGAACTTTGTCAGGTTCCTGAAAGGAGGAGCGCTAGCTATCGCTTGCGACCTTTCCAAGAGATCAAAGAATGGACGGTGACGAGAGTGAATGGATATGACCATGGATAGATGAACAGATGTGTTGACAGACGGGTCGCCATACAAATGGACGTTCAGGTTTTTTGTTCTTGCTTCATGGCAGATTTTTGGAGACAGAAGGTTTCCTGGTCCAAACGAGCACATGTAGCTCAAACAGGACCTGCTGCAGACACAAAAGCCACTGGTCACATATCTATCTCTAAATAGCTCTGTCTAAATCTATGTCTGTCTAACTCTAACTTGCAGTGAGATTAAACAACCTACTGTAGACTAAAGACATCATGAAGTCAAGTTATCTGTAAAAGCCCACAGAACTCCAGATCAGCCATGATTCAAGCTGGAGCCGAGGGAAAATGAGGAGGCAGCACTTCTCCCACTGATGACAGGAAAGACTGCTTTGCTTTTACTCCGAATAATAGCTATAAGAGGTTTTGGGAAATCGTTGCTATCATGTTTGAATCTGTCAGCAGTGACAACTGAATCAACGTAAATGATCTGGACAGGACAAGTGGGATGGAGTCATTAGAATTAGTTAATGAAGGAGAGCAGACATTTAGAATGTTCTCAGATCCAAAGCTGCTTACCTACAAATCTTTAGTATCATGTTATTGAGTAGAATGTGCTGCACAACATATTTGTaccacatcacatcacatcacatggCAGCCTGCTCCACCTCCTTGCGGACCGCTAGCGTCCTAAAGTGGAACACTGGTGTTTAGTTCAGTATAAAAGCTGTTGTCACAAGTCAGAGGAGGCGACGGTGTTTCGCTTGCCAGAAGACTAAACGCTCTGATGGGCCAGTGGCTCAACACCTCCAATATCTTGGcatgttttctttaattgtaTGTCTGAGATGATCTGAAATTAGACCCTCATAAGTTGTAGTGTGAAGTACTGGGTGTATTTATCTGGGACTTCACATCTGTatatctgtatttttacatgttcagGCTTTTCCACTGAAAACACTCAGGTAATCAGTAAATCCTTGAGGGGGTATGTGAAGAGATTATTGTAGGCATTGATTGATTTCTTGGAGTCAAACAGATTCACTACTTGAATTACTACTTTGGGTTAATTACTGCTCTTTATATGAGACCAAATGGACACAAACtgccttttttaaatgtatgtgattggaataataataaatggtttaatatattttactgtAGAAATGATGTTCAATTAACTTTTATAAATTTTACAATATTACACTGTCAGAAATTActtcctgctgtgtgtttgtatattacATGTCTGGTctttggtgctttttttttcctgtgttaaGATGCACTCTGTTGCTTCCTACAAagcaatatatattttttaattcatcttCTTTCTATTCCACAATTCTTTTAGATGAATGTATGAGTTGTACTCTTAGAACAGACATTAGTTCAGGGCCTAGGCTCTGTGTTTTTGTAGCATGTGTTACGTTCATAAGAACCTGCCTTTtctgtaaattattattattacatacaCTGGCATTTTTCCGTCAGTACATTTTAACCTTGCTGTTAGACCAGAGGAGTCTGCAGTGTCCCTACATCTGCTTCAATTACACTGTCCTTTTATAAAGTAAAAACCTTTACCTGTTTGAGAGAACAGGATATCTTGTACATCAAAATACCTTTCTGTCTATGGTCATGGTGAAATCTGTGTATTCCATATTGGTTTTTCTGTAGGGTTCAATTAAAGGATAATTTTACCAATCATGAGCCTGGTGAAATCTGTTCTTGGTGTTCCACAAGTCACTTGTCAGTACATACGGTCTTTTAGTTGAGCTATGAagacaatgcagctccattcaAACCTTATTTCTACACTGTTTCATCACAAAACAGTAGAAATTTGACAAATTGGATGGAGATTGGAAATTTTACTTGTAGACCCACATCAAGGAGCATTCTTTTTTTCACAGGTGCATGtcattctctattttttttaatatcttaaGTGATGCCTAACTAATTTTAAACATGCCAGAAGACCAGATAAACTCTGGTGATGTTTTTATAGAGAATGCTGTACCCCTGCAGGAAAGGTGGCCCACAGGTGTAACGACAGTACTCAGCAACACAGTCTTTCCCACTCCGTCATTCTCCCCACGGCTTTTCTACTTAATGGtgtttaataaataatacattattgCTAGTTATTTTAATATTCTCTCTTTGTGCTATTTGATTTGGTTTTTGCTAACAGTTTCAGTGAGGTTTTCGGTTTCGGTCTGCTCCGGTATGTTTTGTTTCTTGTAACTGCCTGAAGCTCCGCCCTGCCACGCAACAAAGGCTCACTGTCCAATCAGTGAGGCAAACTCAGCATAACCGGAAATACAAagactttcagaataaaagccaCAAACAATTCACattgaaattcaaacattttttttttggaggggggggggggttgttactCATTAAAATCAAGCTTATGGTATTAAAAATACTACACCACAGGAAAATTTGTAATCAATTATGAGaactaaaaatagaaattaatacATATTCATTtctatgtttttcttcttcatctcctttcagcttttcccttcaggggtcgccacagtgaatcaattgcctccatctaaccccgtcttctaaatcctcttctctcacaccaactaccttcatgtcctctttcactacatccataaacctcctctttggtcttcctctaggcctcctgcctggcagttcaaaactcagcatccttctgtcaatatattcactatttctcctctggacatgtccaaaccatctcagtctggcctctctgacttaatctccaaaacgtctaacatgtgctgtccctctgatgtactcattcctgatcctatccttcctggtcactcccagagagaacctcagcatcttcatctctgctacctccagctctgtctcctgtcttttcctcagtgacaccgtctctagaccaaacaacatcgctggtctcaccacagttttgtacacctttcctttcattttagctgaaactcttctatcacacatcacacctgacacttttctccaccatcctgcctgtacacgcttcttcacctcttttccacactctccattgctctggactgttgaccctaagtacttaaaatcctccaccttcttgatctcttctccctgtaacctcactcttccccttgggtccctctcattcacacacatgtactctgtcttactgcggctaaccttcattcctctcctttccaggacaaacctccacctctctagcttctcctccacctgttccctgctctcactacagatcacaatgtcatctacaaacatcatagtccatggagattcctgtctaacctcgtctgtcagcctgtccatcaccatagcaacaagaaggggctcagagctgatccctgatgcagtcccacctccaccttgaactcctctgtcacacctacagcacacctcaccactgtcttacagtcctcatacatgtcctgcaccgctctaacatacttctctgacactcaagacttcctcatacaataccacagttcctctctggacaccctgtcataagctttctccagatctacaaaaacacaatgcagctccctctggccttctctatacttctctatcaacatcctcaaagcaaatactgcatccaTTTCTAAGCGTTACTGTCAGTCATcctcagattaccaccgctatattcgccgttttttttttcaattggtCAGGacattaaggatagagatggaagatggaaagagtactttgaagagttgatgaacaaggaaattgagagagaacaaagactagaaagcAAGAAAGATAGAAAGtcaactttaataatcccctatggggaaattatctttttcacTCTCGCATTACACTCTTTACAGTCACATGCATACATAGACATACATTGTtaagtacaggcccctgaacacaacacactagccCCTAGTGACTAGGGGCTTGTAGGGGGGGTGCCTCGCTAAAGGGCAGTGGCTCACACTCTGCTCACACTCCGAAGGATGCCATGGCGGGAGCAGGACTCGagccaccgatggctgggcgatctgtcttcaagacgtctgcaggaagtagcaaagattattCAGGATGAAGtcaggagggcattgaagaggatgaagagtggaaaggcagtcggtgctgatgatatacctgtggaagtgtctaggagaggtagtagtagagtttctgactggattgttcaacaggatcttagatagtgagaagatggtgcccatttttaagaacaagggagatgtgctgtccgtctgtctgtgacagacggactgacggacagacggacggacggacggacggacagacggacagacagacacatagatagatagatataaatactggattaacaccaagagcaaaaagaaatactgacaACACAGGACAGGAAATACCACAAGatatacattacactaacagacatatACAAAACTAACAAGACAAATACCAAACTAAAGTAAAAAGGgtataaaagaaaatgaagtaaTAGATTATTATTTAACGTAAATGTATTCTTaattctaccccccccccaaagttTACATAAATTATGTGATTAATGTATATTATTAAGAATATTTCACTTCTATTTCTTGATAATCTACTAAATAATTGATTGatgatttctgatttttttttcataatttctaTTAGTCTGTGAATTAATTAAGTCAAGGTCATAAACTATAAAATTAGTTTTTGATTTGCGCCtcaaatattttactttgaaaaaccTAACcggatgtaatttttttccacGTTCGTGAACTTCATTCCGTGTTCGTCTTCACTCGTTCAGTTCAGGTTGTTGCTCCCACAGTAACTTTTGGGAAGTGGGGGGATTTGTTGTCAACCATTTGAAGACAACAAGGTGAAGTTAGCCGGAGACAGGCCGGGAATCACCGCGTGGGGGGTTTAAATCCGAGCTGGACATCGGTGAACAGCCGttggtttgggggtttttttttttagcttcacCGGAGTGAGTGTGTTCTGGTTAGGGAAGACGAGCACCCTCCGTCAGCGGCTGTTAGCGGAGTTGTCGCTAACCtagctagccgagttagctgcGGTGAGTTGTGTTCGTGCTTCACTCGGGACCGCAGTCACCGGGCCGGAGCTTTAAAACCCAGCAAATCCTTTTCCGGACACCTTACGGAGAGGTTCCGCCACGATGCCGTGTTTTTTCGCCCGTTAATCCCATCGGCCGTCCGGTAGCATCGGCTGATTGGAGCCCAGTGTGGGattcccgtgtgtgtgtgtgtgtgtgtgtgtgtgtgtgatcgtttttcctgtttgttttaaacCTGGAGTTTTCCCCTCGGGGTGTTGGAACTGGACCCCATCGAATAAAAGCCCTCCTTTGAATCCTGTGCTGGAATATTTCCACGCTTGACTGGAAGTTTTACTgcgaggcaaaaaaaaaaaaaaaaaaaaagttgacgtCTGGTGATTTTTGAGTGGGATTTTTCCGAGTCTGGAAAAATGGATGGGGGTATAGAGAAGGAATGCAGCGCCTTGGGAGGGCTCTTCCAGCTCATCATGAACGACATGAAGGTAGATACTCAAAGATATTTTATAAATCATGTTCATCTGTACTTCTGCTTTCCATTCCTACAATACTGCTGTCTGGGcaacatgttaaaaatgttgACACACTTTTCCACACTTCTCCTTCTTGTCCTCTTTGGTGTTCACAGTTCCCTCTCCATTGTAGTTTTCACACTTTGTCTTCTTGAACTAATTGATTTCACTGACTAATGGTTTTTGTTCCATGAGGCCTAAGAGCTGCTTCTTCATTCTAAATGGAGATGTTCCTCCTGAACAGCAACAGCTTCCATATCTACACACAATGGAGGGAGAGTAGAGGAGCTCATGTTTTATCAccgttgaaaaaaaaaaaaaggattcagaTTGGATTGAATCCACTGAATCCAAATAGTGCTTCTTATTATGGTCTGGATTCAGTCAATTCTGATGATAACTGTTAGGTCATTGTGCTCAGTTTTCACTTTTCACATACTTGGTAACACTTTCAGTGAAGGATCAACATCATGTAATCATTCAGGGACGTGTAggattttatttgaatatttccttTAGCTTCAACAAACAGCCTGGTGCTGATTTGGCGTTAATCTTAGtatctgtgatttttttataggaaatataatctaattcaatcACAGCGGTTGTGACAGCAGAGGAGATGTTTATTCTTTGTTGGATTCAGACTAAAGATGGGATGTGTTACTTCCCCCTGCTATTTGTTACTAACAGTCCTCTGATGGTTCTTGATGTTTGTGTTACTCATGAATGGAT from Antennarius striatus isolate MH-2024 chromosome 18, ASM4005453v1, whole genome shotgun sequence includes the following:
- the osgn1 gene encoding oxidative stress induced growth inhibitor 1, producing the protein MDLAGKEILPGEVLPVVIIGNGPSGICLSYLLSGYTPYLSPEISHPNPLLYSKLVEQPHLPLLEQDLEYLCEGLEGRSSNPVAVLFDSLLLPNSDFGLDCTSPLEWRFEAERAISHLVLGKGPPGGAWHAMEGSMLTLSLANWMELPGLKLKDWMRDKRRNVRNDRATPAEIASYYQHYISQMCLEQNFAPGTTVTSVTRQHVGQEGSPSYWRVSGFQRREAQVVEDGSSEPEEVPFSILTQNVVLATGTHDVPARLGVEGESLPFVCHSFWELEAAIARGELDQSSDPLLIVGAGLTAADAILTAHHLNTPVYHVLRRSVTDPGLIFNQLPKLLYPEYHKVHQMMTQQQYRPSPSPPDQAQNLHTFSTPSLSSSLRPPSSSTNTSSPTSSYLGYLSFPRHRVVAFKPDRKCILESSSGQQTVIQVSKALVLIGAHPNLSFLEENGRPLGINPHETITCRRNPIHVDPFTNNVIAAEGPGMYAMGPIVGENFVRFLKGGALAIACDLSKRSKNGR